A stretch of Gasterosteus aculeatus chromosome 4, fGasAcu3.hap1.1, whole genome shotgun sequence DNA encodes these proteins:
- the nkrf gene encoding NF-kappa-B-repressing factor isoform X1 codes for MAEGFDTGEMPSFDPSPSSDAKKRPTSSSDGRDEPMRKMSKFGSRPRFEPVHFVSGGSSGGTGADEKENDKERRRSESFGARQWDSEHSSYSSTSRAQGSSSLRPAFDRQPPYSSDSWGSHRDRDREVFPGTTSGLGYGGRWSSSNFMVKTEQDYSAKYDAHSSRGPDGYAQSHRYNGYGGGRGSGGWDSGRQGLGFSQQDRQSSSRPFSRVYNSPGRSSPTTSQSASSSQPVPISQSTLDEKQRLISNVASALAVAFRDPMYMTGSESPNYNFMLSRSIQACKTNPEYIYVNLKDIPQSDLPKNRKVPTDGYACELRCQGVFLATGYSGSKNGARDRASEQAVKLFLKTVEVRVVQRKYRHSVVNDIVVCQMHSPTPGFLPALRNPEDKPTPSSKGQYEPDKRKHWTEFVVMDNAHDAICILNNSAAFNRMKIDYKFELLPNNTAWLCSVFVQGEMVAQSTGTKRSSKHSAAEDAVRKLRMNQAQRQQRQQQQPQQQQQHLSQYSRGNNQSDSSGRFGQQVVKKKHLSELVILENSDNAICIINDTAQFNKVSADYKFTVLPDHRWRCEVYLEGQYVAAGIGPKKIVKHIAAKEALTTLRQTQAVVKSNLRKEGHCDAISRSQILARSGDEAVKQEIKEDNIGNQLLRKMGWKGGGLGRDGEGIAEPIRVKEQFSREGFGLDTDKSGNQLSKRDIEDTIRTYASSDRQDDLRFSTDLNNDERKQIHQISQKYGLRSKSYGQGRLRFLIVSRKVHKDQLIGQLLQEGQVGRYELVKPQAIH; via the exons ATGGCAGAAGGGTTTGACACTGGCGAAATGCCCTCCTTTGACCCAAGTCCTAGTTCTGATGCAAAAAAGAGAcctacttcttcttctgatGGCA GAGACGAGCCAATGAGGAAAATGTCAAAATTTGGTTCCAGACCTCGATTCGAGCCTGTACACTTTGTCAGTGGGGGAAGCAGCGGAGGAACTGGcgctgatgagaaggaaaacgATAAGGAGCGCCGGAGGAGTGAGTCGTTTGGTGCAAGACAGTGGGACTCTGAACACTCCTCctacagcagcaccagcagagcGCAGGGCTCCTCCTCCCTGAGGCCTGCTTTCGACAGACAGCCGCCGTACAGTTCTGACTCTTGGGGTTCCCATAGAGACAGAGACCGAGAGGTTTTTCCAGGTACCACGAGTGGGTTGGGATATGGCGGACGTTGGTCCTCTTCAAACTTTATGGTAAAAACAGAGCAGGACTACTCAGCCAAGTATGACGCCCACTCCTCTCGAGGTCCCGATGGCTATGCTCAGTCCCACAGGTACAATGGAtacgggggagggagaggatcGGGAGGCTGGGATTCAGGACGTCAGGGTTTAGGATTCAGTCAACAGGACCGACAGTCATCCAGCAGGCCATTCAGCAGAGTCTACAACAGCCCGGGCAGAAGCAGTCCCACCACTTCTCAGTCGGCCTCCTCGTCACAGCCCGTTCCTATATCTCAGTCGACGTTGGATGAGAAGCAGAGGCTGATATCCAATGTAGCGTCAGCATTGGCCGTTGCCTTTAGGGACCCGATGTACATGACCGGAAGTGAATCGCCAAACTATAATTTCATGTTGAGCCGCAGCATTCAGGCCTGCAAGACTAATCCCGAGTATATTTATGTCAACCTGAAGGACATTCCTCAGTCTGACCTACCGAAGAACAGGAAAGTACCAACCGATGGTTACGCCTGTGAATTGAGATGTCAGGGGGTGTTTCTCGCAACCGGATACTCGGGCAGTAAAAATGGAGCTAGGGACCGGGCTTCCGAGCAGGCTGTTAAACTCTTCCTGAAAACAGTGGAGGTGCGTGTGGTGCAGCGCAAATACAGACACTCTGTAGTCAACGACATAGTTGTGTGCCAGATGCACAGCCCAACCCCCGGCTTCTTACCCGCACTCCGAAACCCGGAGGACAAGCCGACACCCAGCTCGAAGGGCCAATACGAGCCTGACAAGCGGAAGCACTGGACGGAGTTCGTGGTCATGGACAATGCTCACGACGCCATCTGCATCCTCAACAACTCTGCGGCTTTCAATCGCATGAAGATAGACTATAAGTTCGAGCTGCTCCCCAACAACACGGCTTGGCTGTGCAGCGTTTTTGTCCAAGGTGAGATGGTGGCGCAGTCGACGGGTACCAAAAGGAGCTCAAAGCATTCGGCGGCCGAAGATGCTGTGAGGAAACTTCGGATGAACCAGGCTCAGCGACAACAGagacaacagcaacaaccacaacaacagcagcaacatctATCCCAATACTCCAGGGGAAATAATCAGTCCGATTCCAGTGGGCGCTTCGGACAACAGGTTGTCAAAAAGAAGCATCTGAGTGAGTTGGTTATCCTGGAAAACTCTGATAATGCGATCTGTATCATTAATGATACAGCTCAGTTTAACAAAGTGTCTGCCGATTACAAGTTCACGGTTCTGCCCGATCATCGATGGAGGTGTGAGGTTTACTTGGAAGGGCAGTATGTAGCAGCAGGAATCGGGCCCAAGAAAATAGTGAAGCACATTGCAGCAAAGGAGGCCCTGACCACCTTGAGACAGACACAGGCTGTGGTCAAATCCAACCTTAGGAAGGAGGGTCACTGTGACGCCATATCCCGGTCCCAGATCCTGGCCCGCTCCGGTGACGAAGCCGTAAAGCAGGAGATTAAGGAAGACAATATTGGAAACCAGCTGCTACGCAAGATGGGCTGGAAAGGAGGCGGTCTGGGCCGAGACGGGGAAGGCATCGCAGAACCCATCCGAGTGAAGGAGCAGTTCTCCAGAGAAGGTTTTGGCCTGGACACAGACAAAAGCGGGAACCAGCTCAGCAAGCGTGACATCGAGGACACCATCCGCACCTACGCCAGCTCGGACCGCCAGGACGATCTCCGATTCTCCACCGACCTCAACAACGACGAACGCAAGCAGATCCACCAGATATCTCAGAAATACGGCCTGCGGAGCAAGTCGTACGGACAGGGGCGGCTGCGCTTCCTCATTGTCAGTCGCAAAGTCCACAAAGACCAGCTGATTGGTCAGCTTTTACAGGAGGGACAGGTGGGACGATACGAGCTTGTGAAGCCTCAGGCTATTCACTGA
- the nkrf gene encoding NF-kappa-B-repressing factor isoform X2, with protein MRKMSKFGSRPRFEPVHFVSGGSSGGTGADEKENDKERRRSESFGARQWDSEHSSYSSTSRAQGSSSLRPAFDRQPPYSSDSWGSHRDRDREVFPGTTSGLGYGGRWSSSNFMVKTEQDYSAKYDAHSSRGPDGYAQSHRYNGYGGGRGSGGWDSGRQGLGFSQQDRQSSSRPFSRVYNSPGRSSPTTSQSASSSQPVPISQSTLDEKQRLISNVASALAVAFRDPMYMTGSESPNYNFMLSRSIQACKTNPEYIYVNLKDIPQSDLPKNRKVPTDGYACELRCQGVFLATGYSGSKNGARDRASEQAVKLFLKTVEVRVVQRKYRHSVVNDIVVCQMHSPTPGFLPALRNPEDKPTPSSKGQYEPDKRKHWTEFVVMDNAHDAICILNNSAAFNRMKIDYKFELLPNNTAWLCSVFVQGEMVAQSTGTKRSSKHSAAEDAVRKLRMNQAQRQQRQQQQPQQQQQHLSQYSRGNNQSDSSGRFGQQVVKKKHLSELVILENSDNAICIINDTAQFNKVSADYKFTVLPDHRWRCEVYLEGQYVAAGIGPKKIVKHIAAKEALTTLRQTQAVVKSNLRKEGHCDAISRSQILARSGDEAVKQEIKEDNIGNQLLRKMGWKGGGLGRDGEGIAEPIRVKEQFSREGFGLDTDKSGNQLSKRDIEDTIRTYASSDRQDDLRFSTDLNNDERKQIHQISQKYGLRSKSYGQGRLRFLIVSRKVHKDQLIGQLLQEGQVGRYELVKPQAIH; from the coding sequence ATGAGGAAAATGTCAAAATTTGGTTCCAGACCTCGATTCGAGCCTGTACACTTTGTCAGTGGGGGAAGCAGCGGAGGAACTGGcgctgatgagaaggaaaacgATAAGGAGCGCCGGAGGAGTGAGTCGTTTGGTGCAAGACAGTGGGACTCTGAACACTCCTCctacagcagcaccagcagagcGCAGGGCTCCTCCTCCCTGAGGCCTGCTTTCGACAGACAGCCGCCGTACAGTTCTGACTCTTGGGGTTCCCATAGAGACAGAGACCGAGAGGTTTTTCCAGGTACCACGAGTGGGTTGGGATATGGCGGACGTTGGTCCTCTTCAAACTTTATGGTAAAAACAGAGCAGGACTACTCAGCCAAGTATGACGCCCACTCCTCTCGAGGTCCCGATGGCTATGCTCAGTCCCACAGGTACAATGGAtacgggggagggagaggatcGGGAGGCTGGGATTCAGGACGTCAGGGTTTAGGATTCAGTCAACAGGACCGACAGTCATCCAGCAGGCCATTCAGCAGAGTCTACAACAGCCCGGGCAGAAGCAGTCCCACCACTTCTCAGTCGGCCTCCTCGTCACAGCCCGTTCCTATATCTCAGTCGACGTTGGATGAGAAGCAGAGGCTGATATCCAATGTAGCGTCAGCATTGGCCGTTGCCTTTAGGGACCCGATGTACATGACCGGAAGTGAATCGCCAAACTATAATTTCATGTTGAGCCGCAGCATTCAGGCCTGCAAGACTAATCCCGAGTATATTTATGTCAACCTGAAGGACATTCCTCAGTCTGACCTACCGAAGAACAGGAAAGTACCAACCGATGGTTACGCCTGTGAATTGAGATGTCAGGGGGTGTTTCTCGCAACCGGATACTCGGGCAGTAAAAATGGAGCTAGGGACCGGGCTTCCGAGCAGGCTGTTAAACTCTTCCTGAAAACAGTGGAGGTGCGTGTGGTGCAGCGCAAATACAGACACTCTGTAGTCAACGACATAGTTGTGTGCCAGATGCACAGCCCAACCCCCGGCTTCTTACCCGCACTCCGAAACCCGGAGGACAAGCCGACACCCAGCTCGAAGGGCCAATACGAGCCTGACAAGCGGAAGCACTGGACGGAGTTCGTGGTCATGGACAATGCTCACGACGCCATCTGCATCCTCAACAACTCTGCGGCTTTCAATCGCATGAAGATAGACTATAAGTTCGAGCTGCTCCCCAACAACACGGCTTGGCTGTGCAGCGTTTTTGTCCAAGGTGAGATGGTGGCGCAGTCGACGGGTACCAAAAGGAGCTCAAAGCATTCGGCGGCCGAAGATGCTGTGAGGAAACTTCGGATGAACCAGGCTCAGCGACAACAGagacaacagcaacaaccacaacaacagcagcaacatctATCCCAATACTCCAGGGGAAATAATCAGTCCGATTCCAGTGGGCGCTTCGGACAACAGGTTGTCAAAAAGAAGCATCTGAGTGAGTTGGTTATCCTGGAAAACTCTGATAATGCGATCTGTATCATTAATGATACAGCTCAGTTTAACAAAGTGTCTGCCGATTACAAGTTCACGGTTCTGCCCGATCATCGATGGAGGTGTGAGGTTTACTTGGAAGGGCAGTATGTAGCAGCAGGAATCGGGCCCAAGAAAATAGTGAAGCACATTGCAGCAAAGGAGGCCCTGACCACCTTGAGACAGACACAGGCTGTGGTCAAATCCAACCTTAGGAAGGAGGGTCACTGTGACGCCATATCCCGGTCCCAGATCCTGGCCCGCTCCGGTGACGAAGCCGTAAAGCAGGAGATTAAGGAAGACAATATTGGAAACCAGCTGCTACGCAAGATGGGCTGGAAAGGAGGCGGTCTGGGCCGAGACGGGGAAGGCATCGCAGAACCCATCCGAGTGAAGGAGCAGTTCTCCAGAGAAGGTTTTGGCCTGGACACAGACAAAAGCGGGAACCAGCTCAGCAAGCGTGACATCGAGGACACCATCCGCACCTACGCCAGCTCGGACCGCCAGGACGATCTCCGATTCTCCACCGACCTCAACAACGACGAACGCAAGCAGATCCACCAGATATCTCAGAAATACGGCCTGCGGAGCAAGTCGTACGGACAGGGGCGGCTGCGCTTCCTCATTGTCAGTCGCAAAGTCCACAAAGACCAGCTGATTGGTCAGCTTTTACAGGAGGGACAGGTGGGACGATACGAGCTTGTGAAGCCTCAGGCTATTCACTGA